Proteins co-encoded in one Scomber scombrus chromosome 14, fScoSco1.1, whole genome shotgun sequence genomic window:
- the zfpl1 gene encoding zinc finger protein-like 1, with protein sequence MGLCKCPKRKVTNLFCFEHRVNVCEHCLVSNHNKCIVQSYLQWLQDSDYNPNCTLCKSPLSAQDTVRLVCYDVFHWSCLNNLASRLPLHTAPAGYQCPSCQGPLFPSSNLASPIADVLREQLSSVNWARAGLGLPLIEEPIGVLEETTANDVTDYTDWSTFEAQEQSNIFPSHSYNTSLGPPPNTVSPPAEEELAAPRKNGEPSIPEHSVVNFTTATTRDTITINTASSPRKIYDTRDTGHSSVTQIDFDDDKYRRRPTLSWFAQILKNRTGGKRTSLSWKQRVFVLLLIGVLGFFTLIIIMAKLGRASAGSDPNLDPLLNPNIRVGKN encoded by the exons ATGGGTCTCTGCAAGTGCCCGAAGAGAAAGGTGACCAATCTATTCTGCTTTGAACATCGCGTAAATGTGTGCGAGCATTGCCTAGTCTCCAACCACAACAAG TGTATTGTGCAGTCATATCTGCAATGGCTTCAGGACAGCGATTACAACCCAAACTGCACCCTGTGTAAAAGTCCACTGAGTGCTCAAGACACTGTCAGACTGGTCTGCTATG ATGTCTTTCACTGGTCCTGTCTTAATAACTTGGCATCTCGGCTGCCGCTCCATACGGCTCCAGCAGGATACCAGTGTCCCAGCTGTCAGGGTCCACTGTTCCCCTCTTCCAACCTGGCCAGCCCAATTGCTGATGTCCTGAGAGAACAGCTGTCATCTGTTAACTGGGCTAGAGCTGGTTTAGGACTGCCACTG ATTGAAGAACCAATCGGAGTTCTTGAGGAAACAACAGCTAATGATGTCACGGATTACACTGACTGGTCTACATTTGAGG CACAAGAGCAAAGTAATATTTTCCCCAGCCACTCTTACAACACCAGCCTTGGCCCACCACCAAATACTGTGTCACCCCCAGCAGAGGAAGAGCTCGCAGCTCCTCGTAAAAACGGGGAACCAAGTATACCGGAGCACTCTGTGGTCAACTTTACTACTGCCACTACCCGTGACACAATTACAATAAACACAG CATCATCACCGAGAAAGATCTACGACACACGGGACACTGGTCACAGCTCTGTCACACAGATCGACTTTGACGATGACAAGTATCGGCGACGACCAACATTAAGTTGGTTCGCTCAAATTCTCAA GAACCGCACAGGTGGAAAGCGGACATCTCTGTCCTGGAAGCAGCGAGTCTTTGTGCTCCTTCTTATCGGAGTTCTGGGATTCTTCACACTGATAATCATCATGGCTAAACTCGGACGTGCCTCAGCTGGCTCAGACCCAAACCTAGATCCTCTCCTTAACCCCAACATCCGTGTGGGGAAGAACTGA